GCGATGTACCGCGGGTGCGTCCACGCCACCGGCAGGCTGCGCAACCCGTCCTCGTACGCGTAGCTGCTCTTCACCGAATGCGGCACGGCCTGCCCGTAGAAGACCCAGCGCAGGAGGTCGGGCAGCGCGGCCGCCCGGACCATGCGCCAGGACCGGCCGTCGAAGCGGACCAGGCCCTCCGCGACGGCCAGGGGGCCGCCGTCCTGTTCGCGGGCCACGCGTACGGAGGGGGCCGCGCCCAGCCACGGGGGGCCGGGGCGGTCGCTGAACCAGCAGGCGGCGACGCCGTGCTGGCGCATCCTCTCCGTCCGGGCCGTGATGTCGGTGTCGGTGATGGGCGACAGCTGGGCCTCCAGCGCGATCCGCCAGGAGCCGTCCGGGGCCGAGGCCAACACGTCCGCACGCCAGGACCCGTCCGGCGCCCGTACCTCCAGCTCGGCGTGGGCGCCCGCATCGCGCGCGGCCCAGGCGAGTTCGAGCGTGAGGAGGTGGTGGGCCTCCGATTCCCCCTCGCGCGCTATTTCGCAGTCGGGGGCGTGCGGGGCGTGGGCGAAGAACCTCATCCCCGCCCGGGAGGTCTTCGCGTACATCGGGTGCCGGTACTGCGCGCAAGAGATCGGCGGGGGCGGCTTCACCCTCCAGACCGCCTCCCACGCCTGTCCGCAGCCGAGGTCCGGCATATGTACGAAGACGGTTCCCCAGTTCGCGTGCACAGCCCGAAACGACATGGGCCCCTCTCGATACGACAATCAGCTCAGAGTGTTACGTCAGCCACTGGCAGTCGAGACCGCAGAATTCGGACGGACGGCCGGAACTCGACGCGCTTGCACCCCGGCCCGAGCGGGGGCCACAGTCGAACACGCCGTGTCACTGTCAGAAACGCGCGGGCCGGACGGCGCAACGGCGCTCAGACACTTGACCGTTGGGTGTGGGCGGTGAAACCGTCCACAGGTGATCAATGCTGAGGGGGATCCGATTTCGGCCCGACCGGACGACCGCGCCGCGTCCGTTCTGCGCTTCGCGGTGGAACTCGTCGCATGGGTTGCGACGCCCTGGGTGCTGGTCGGCCACTCCTGGCTGCTTGCCGTTCTGTCCGTGGTGCTCCTGGTCGGCCTTCCCACGTGCTTCTCCACGCCGGGTGACAAAGCGCAGGTGATCATCGCGGTGCCGGGCTGGGTCACGATCCTTCTGATGCTGCTCCAACTCGCCGCGGCCGTGACGTCCTCATGGCTGGCCTGGCCTGTGTGGGCGGCCGGCCCCGTGACCCTGCTGGCCACCGCTACTCTGGTCGCGGAGCGCCGACGCTGGCGGTGGCTGGTCTCTGGCGGACCAACTCGTCAGCCAGGTCACTCATCCGCCAACTGATGCTCAGTCGCAGCCACTGTGACTGATTTCCAATCATCGTTGTCAAGCGTGCGGATCGGTCGGTCGATCTTGTTGGTTCTCGATGGGCGATGACGCATGCGTGCAGCGTTCCAGGAGCAAGCGATACCGTTCGGGGTCCGCCAGGATGATGCGCCTTGCCTTCTCGTGGCTGTCCTGGAGAGCTGCGGGGTAGCTCGTCGCGTCGAGGCTGAGGTCGAGGGAGAGGTCCTGGCGTGTCTCCGGGATTTCGCAGGTCAGGAAAGCGGAGAGGCAGGCCGCGCGGTAGTCGTCGCGAAGGTCGGCCAGTGCCTCCAGTTCCGATTTGCTCTCCTGTGTGGGGACTCCTCGGCGGAGATCCTCCATGGAGGCGTACTGAAGACCGGGCCGGGCGAAGTACCAGGCCATGGAGGCACCGACCTTCTCAACGTCGGAGCCGGTCCTCATGTAGTCGACGATCGCCGACTGGACCTGTCGGTGACCGATCGCCTTCACCAGGGGCTCGATCAGTTGCCGAATACCGCTCCGGCACTGATCGTGCACGGCCGCCCGTATGAGGAGGTCTGCGTATTGCCGTGTGGCTTCGAGATCTTGCGTTGCGGCCTCGCCGACCTGAAAACGCTTGACCTCGTTGCAGTGGTATCGTTCTTCGCCTTCCATGATCGGTGGCAACTCCCAGCCAGGGGAGAACGCCGTGAGGAGCTCATCCAGCATGGATTCAAAGGCGACTTCCCGGCCTGCTCGATCGGGGATTATCTCCAGCGCCATTCGGTTGCCCTCCCTGGGTTGGATGGCCCGATGAGGGCCTGGCCTCAGGCTAGGCGTCAGACCGGCCCCAAAGTCAGCGAAGTGACCGTCACCCGCAGGCCGTCCCGGCAGACTTGTGCTGAGCCGGAATGTTCATGCGGCCACTGCTTCTGGTTGGGGTGGTTGGGCCGTCCAATGGCGTTGGTCGCGGAGGAGAGCCCACAGGACGTCGAGGCGACGGCGGGCGAGCGCGAGAATCGCCTGCTTGTGGCTCTTGCCCTCGGCTCGTTTGCGGTCGTAGAAGGCTTTCGAGGTGGGGCAGAAGCGGGCGGCAATCTGGGCCGAGAGGTAGAAGACGCGCAGGAGTCTGCGGTGGTGGCGGTGTGGCGGGCGCATGTTGCCGCTGATGCGACCGGAGTCCCGTGGGACCGGAGCGAGACCGGCGACGCCAGCGAGCCGGCCCGCGCTGCCGAAGGCGTCCATGTCACCCCCAGTGCAGGCGATGAACTCCGCCCCCACTGCTGCCCGAGCTGCGCCCCGGTACCCACTGGATCGACACGTCGACCGTCGGCCCCGAGACAGTTCGCCCGGAGCCTGACAGCGCAGGGCCACCAGGTCGGCGCCGGCGCGTTCGGCCATGCGCCGCGCGGCTTCGCGCTGCCCGCGTTCGTCCAGGTGGCGTCCAGGAGGACGGACTCGCCGCAGGACAGCAGAGTGGCCGCGCGGTCGAGCAGGGCCGCGTACGTCACGTTGGTCCACTCGGGCGTGTACAGGCCGTCGCCATAGCCGGCGGCCGCGGATCTCTCCACCGGGATGCCTGCCAGCTCCTTGCGGAGGCGGTCGCTGCTGAGCAGCGTGACGCCCAGACGGTCGGCCAGTGCGCCCGAGAGCGTGGACTTCCCGCTGCCGTCGTGGTGACCAGTCGCCGCGACGCCGCCCGCGCGCCGGGCGCGCCTTGGCGTACCTGGATCAGGGATACCTTGGCACGGATGAACGCGCGGTAGGCGACGCAGTGATGCCACAGGGACGGCGGCGCGGGGTCGCCGGAATACTCGGTGTACTGGGCGAGGAAGAAGGCTCCGGCCTCTGGTGCACCGAGCTGATACAGGTCCATGGCGAGGAAGGCGGCGTCGTCGAGACCGTCGACGTGGCGAAGACGGTCGTCGAACTCCAGACAGTCCAGGACGCGTGGTCCGTCGTCGAGACAGAAGATGTCCTCGGCGAGCAGGTCGCCGTGGCCGTCGACCACTCGCCCCTGCTCGATGCGCGTGTCGAACAGCTTTTCGCGGCCGGCGAGATAGCGGCGCACCGACCCCTCGACCTCCTCCACGCCATCGAACGGGAGGCCGTTGTCAGCCAGTGCGCGGACTTGCGCGAAGCTCGCTTCCCAGCGCGCAGTCAAGGCGTCCCGCGTGCCCTGCTCGTCTAAGGCGGGGTTGCGGGGCGCGTCCGCGTGACGGGCGGCGAGCAGCCGGGCGACTGCCGCCGTCCCTGGGCCTCACCGGTCGCGTGCGGCGACCATGAGGGGTACTCGGTGGGGCACCTGAGCGGACGCGCCGGGCACGCGGCCGCAGCTCATTCGAGGAATACCCCAAATCCTCCTGCGCCGCATGCGGACCGCGGTGTCGCAGGGCTCGGGCAGGCGCTGGATCCGGCACGAGGTGCCCCCAACGGCGGAAGGCGGACGTCATCCCGGTGAGGCCGCCGCGGTTGGGGCCGGGGAGCCGCTGCGGACGAGAGCTGTCACCATGGAAACCGGCGGCCCCCGAGGCCGCGGCGGCTCAGGCCGTGCGAGTCATGCGCCCGGAATCAGGGAGCAGCCGAACGATGGACGTCTCCGATCGAATGAGCGCACCGGCAGTGACCATCTCTACGCGGACACCGATCGGTGAGGTGGCCCGGCAGATGGGCCCGCTTCTTCCACCCCGACCCCACGGACAGCGACGACGTATCCGGCTGCAACATGGAGACATCGTGACCGACGACCACGCTCACCTGCTCGCCGCTATCGTCGAGCTCGGCGGTGA
This is a stretch of genomic DNA from Streptomyces sp. NBC_00536. It encodes these proteins:
- a CDS encoding competence protein CoiA family protein produces the protein MSFRAVHANWGTVFVHMPDLGCGQAWEAVWRVKPPPPISCAQYRHPMYAKTSRAGMRFFAHAPHAPDCEIAREGESEAHHLLTLELAWAARDAGAHAELEVRAPDGSWRADVLASAPDGSWRIALEAQLSPITDTDITARTERMRQHGVAACWFSDRPGPPWLGAAPSVRVAREQDGGPLAVAEGLVRFDGRSWRMVRAAALPDLLRWVFYGQAVPHSVKSSYAYEDGLRSLPVAWTHPRYIAAEETRLRSAAARTSCPGAGSFPRLRTVPRRHTLSGPAANRLPLPRLRRGDRGPRPQHGGLPAGAGPRLWPTGSSNGTRPGVRPCRTVPVPAR